One segment of Methanofastidiosum sp. DNA contains the following:
- a CDS encoding flavodoxin domain-containing protein, with translation MRSIMKVCILYDSKYGNGKTCMEYLGSIIKDRKHEVDIYSVKKIKPTSIPESELYIFSAPTHFGDVSEKMKRFIKKIDGKEGKKYSAINTCLAPEKTKENRAIDTIEMMLEEKGMKRATKNLGIKVKDLKGLAEEIMKELG, from the coding sequence ATGAGGTCTATAATGAAAGTATGTATTCTTTATGATTCAAAATATGGAAATGGAAAAACTTGCATGGAATATCTAGGTTCAATTATAAAAGATCGGAAGCATGAAGTTGATATTTATTCGGTTAAAAAAATTAAGCCTACTTCGATTCCAGAATCTGAGCTTTATATTTTTAGCGCGCCTACCCACTTTGGAGATGTAAGCGAAAAAATGAAAAGATTTATTAAAAAAATAGACGGCAAAGAGGGCAAAAAATACTCGGCCATAAATACGTGCCTTGCACCTGAAAAGACAAAGGAGAACAGAGCGATTGACACAATAGAAATGATGTTAGAGGAGAAGGGTATGAAAAGAGCTACTAAAAATTTAGGAATAAAGGTAAAAGATTTGAAAGGTCTAGCAGAAGAAATAATGAAGGAGCTTGGATGA
- a CDS encoding rhodanese-like domain-containing protein, which produces MKKILALFILLFLVVSSVTVVSSQKNVALVANSIDYNLNSNIISILQSRGMNIVYFGRTDTGYNSYPYIIILGGPDAPDHTGFLATQILLPNERNNLRNMPGYQVFYEKRDQWLARQKVFVIAGSDRENTRFAVQSNLVTLIDRIVEDTGSPAVPYYPINSSQLKQLIASGEPLFIIDVRSPDEYRAGHIPGAVNITGIELGSVLSSIPRDRKIIVYCTTAQAAITNAQFLANKGFANVYALTDPYIIYINS; this is translated from the coding sequence ATGAAAAAAATATTAGCGTTGTTTATCTTATTATTTTTGGTCGTTTCTTCAGTCACAGTTGTATCATCTCAAAAAAATGTTGCGCTTGTTGCAAATTCTATAGACTACAATCTAAACAGTAACATTATCTCTATTCTTCAGAGTCGCGGCATGAACATAGTTTATTTTGGCAGGACCGATACGGGCTATAACTCTTATCCATATATCATAATACTTGGTGGGCCAGATGCACCAGATCATACAGGATTTTTAGCAACACAAATTCTGCTTCCAAATGAAAGAAATAATCTAAGGAATATGCCCGGATATCAAGTCTTCTATGAAAAACGTGACCAATGGCTGGCCAGACAAAAAGTATTCGTAATAGCGGGCAGCGATAGAGAAAATACCAGGTTCGCAGTTCAGAGTAATCTCGTTACTTTGATAGACCGAATAGTAGAAGATACAGGTAGCCCAGCAGTACCCTATTATCCAATTAATTCATCTCAATTGAAACAACTGATTGCTAGCGGGGAACCACTCTTTATCATAGATGTCAGAAGCCCGGATGAATATCGTGCTGGGCATATACCTGGAGCTGTGAATATAACTGGAATTGAACTAGGTTCTGTACTTTCGAGTATACCTCGAGATAGGAAAATAATTGTGTACTGTACTACTGCACAGGCCGCAATAACAAATGCACAATTCCTTGCAAACAAAGGATTTGCAAACGTTTATGCCTTAACAGATCCATATATAATCTATATTAATAGTTAA
- a CDS encoding SRPBCC domain-containing protein, which translates to MKFKFRTLKQKVVIPATPEDVYNAIIEGKRHSEFTGSKATSDPKVGGKFTAWDGYIFGKYIELEKGEKIVQEWATTECPEGYPPSIFELKFNKVTGGTEIEMTHSKVPEEQADDYESGWEDFYWKPLKEYFKK; encoded by the coding sequence TTGAAATTTAAGTTTAGAACATTAAAACAAAAGGTAGTTATCCCAGCTACGCCGGAAGATGTATATAATGCTATTATCGAAGGGAAAAGGCATTCCGAATTTACAGGTAGTAAAGCAACTTCAGACCCAAAAGTTGGAGGAAAGTTCACAGCGTGGGATGGATATATTTTTGGTAAATATATTGAACTTGAAAAAGGGGAAAAGATAGTTCAAGAATGGGCAACAACTGAATGTCCTGAAGGGTATCCCCCTTCCATATTTGAATTAAAATTTAACAAAGTCACTGGCGGAACTGAAATAGAAATGACTCATTCAAAAGTTCCAGAAGAACAAGCAGATGATTATGAAAGTGGTTGGGAAGATTTTTACTGGAAACCTCTTAAAGAATATTTCAAAAAATAA
- the msrB gene encoding peptide-methionine (R)-S-oxide reductase MsrB, producing MKEKIKLPEKEWKKKLTPEEYHILREKGTERPFSGKLLDNKKKGKYFCTGCGNELFDSEDKFDSGTGWPSFTRPSNKDSVEEHEDLDYGMVRTEVLCSKCGGHLGHVFDDGPKPTGKRYCMNSKSLKFEE from the coding sequence ATGAAAGAAAAGATAAAACTCCCAGAAAAGGAATGGAAGAAGAAACTTACTCCTGAAGAGTATCATATCTTACGAGAAAAGGGAACAGAAAGACCATTTAGTGGCAAGTTACTAGACAACAAAAAGAAAGGAAAATATTTTTGCACAGGATGCGGGAATGAACTATTTGATTCTGAGGATAAATTCGATTCTGGGACCGGCTGGCCAAGTTTTACCAGGCCATCTAATAAAGACAGTGTGGAAGAACACGAAGATTTAGATTATGGGATGGTCAGGACTGAGGTCTTATGCAGCAAGTGCGGTGGACATTTGGGGCATGTATTTGATGATGGCCCAAAACCAACTGGTAAAAGATACTGCATGAATTCTAAATCTCTGAAGTTTGAAGAATAG
- a CDS encoding AMP-binding protein, protein MMYEKKPWLRYYDYVPESIDYPRNTLYGAIRDAAIKNPYKIAYDFLENTSTYSKFLSDIDKCADTLYSLGLRKSDRVTISLPNCPQALICLYAINKIGAVSSMIHPLSPPKEVKFYLNLSKSKYAITLDAFYKNFSDIIDSTSVEKIILSKISDYLTLTKKIGFKLTAGRQIKKVPFDPKVVWLNDSMEKDYPNIDTISNNPDEIALILYSGGTTGMPKGIELSNMNFNSLAYQALAQGPISDQDSVLSILPIFHGFGLGVCVHTFLVGSGKCILVPKFSPKAVLDLIKRKKPMYIAGVPTLYAALARNPKISKVDFGCIKGAFCGGDHLPHEIKMEFENAVNVNGVNLVLREGYGLTESVTGVTIMPKKTYREGSIGIPLSDMILKIVKYDTFEEAPPGTEGEICVSGPTVMMGYLDHPEETEKTIKIHPDGRRWLHTGDAGYMDPDGFFYFKQRLKRIIISSGMNVYPSQIEDVLDSHPAVALSCAIGIPHSHKMKSVKAFVSLKDPSQASNDLAKELMNYCQEHLIKWSCPEEIEFRKELPLTLIGKVAYGVLEKEELEKRKNQEMDKLSKSDSFPETTIDISCSSSLGTPDNP, encoded by the coding sequence ATGATGTATGAAAAAAAACCATGGCTAAGATATTACGATTATGTTCCAGAAAGTATTGACTATCCAAGAAACACTTTATATGGGGCTATTCGTGATGCAGCGATTAAAAATCCTTATAAAATTGCATATGATTTTTTAGAAAATACTTCCACTTACTCTAAATTCTTATCAGATATAGACAAATGTGCAGATACCTTGTATTCACTTGGACTTAGAAAAAGTGACCGGGTCACAATTTCTTTGCCAAACTGCCCTCAAGCACTCATTTGCCTTTATGCAATTAATAAAATTGGAGCAGTTTCGAGCATGATCCATCCTCTTTCCCCGCCGAAGGAAGTTAAGTTTTACCTTAATCTTAGTAAAAGCAAATATGCAATAACTTTAGATGCGTTTTATAAAAACTTTAGCGATATAATTGATTCAACTTCAGTTGAAAAAATAATACTGTCAAAAATAAGTGATTACCTTACCTTAACCAAAAAAATTGGATTTAAATTAACAGCAGGCAGACAAATAAAGAAAGTTCCTTTTGATCCAAAAGTTGTTTGGTTAAATGATTCAATGGAAAAAGATTACCCAAATATTGATACGATATCAAATAATCCTGATGAAATTGCACTAATATTATATAGTGGTGGCACAACAGGAATGCCTAAAGGAATAGAACTTTCCAATATGAACTTCAATTCTCTTGCATATCAGGCATTGGCACAAGGCCCCATCAGTGACCAAGATTCTGTACTATCAATCCTACCAATATTTCATGGATTTGGACTAGGTGTATGCGTCCATACATTCCTGGTAGGTTCAGGGAAATGCATTCTTGTTCCAAAATTCAGCCCCAAAGCAGTATTGGATTTAATTAAACGGAAGAAACCTATGTACATCGCAGGAGTTCCAACGCTTTACGCTGCCCTTGCAAGAAATCCAAAAATATCAAAAGTTGATTTTGGCTGTATAAAGGGTGCTTTTTGCGGTGGAGATCATTTACCTCATGAAATTAAGATGGAATTTGAGAATGCTGTTAATGTAAATGGTGTCAATCTAGTTCTAAGAGAAGGTTATGGGCTAACTGAATCAGTAACAGGCGTTACTATAATGCCTAAAAAAACTTACAGAGAAGGCAGTATCGGAATTCCTCTATCGGACATGATTCTAAAAATAGTTAAATACGATACATTTGAAGAAGCGCCGCCAGGTACTGAAGGAGAGATATGTGTCAGTGGCCCCACAGTAATGATGGGATACCTCGACCACCCAGAAGAAACTGAAAAAACTATTAAAATTCATCCTGACGGAAGAAGGTGGTTACACACAGGGGATGCTGGATATATGGATCCTGATGGATTCTTTTATTTCAAACAGAGGCTCAAAAGGATAATTATATCTTCTGGAATGAATGTATATCCTTCGCAAATTGAAGACGTACTAGATAGCCACCCAGCAGTTGCTTTATCATGTGCTATTGGAATTCCACATTCGCATAAAATGAAAAGTGTCAAGGCTTTTGTATCCTTAAAAGATCCTTCACAAGCTAGTAATGATCTGGCTAAAGAACTAATGAATTACTGCCAAGAGCATCTCATAAAATGGAGTTGCCCTGAGGAAATTGAATTCAGAAAAGAACTGCCGCTGACATTAATCGGGAAAGTTGCATATGGGGTCTTAGAGAAAGAAGAATTAGAAAAAAGAAAGAATCAGGAAATGGATAAATTATCCAAGTCAGATAGTTTCCCAGAAACTACAATAGATATATCTTGTTCCTCAAGTTTAGGAACGCCAGATAACCCTTAG
- a CDS encoding 2-oxo acid dehydrogenase subunit E2, translating into MAFGDRCDGKQIRTLSNYRKIYPFVMKTRTESAIYADFELEVENTLDYMEKVNSGLSEKKVKFFHIFVASLVRTVAMRPQLNRFVMGRRIFQRNNIQITMIVKKKLDEESDYSNIKITFDPRDTLDGVIQKMAKSLEYGRGDEKKHEEKEIDILIKFPDFILKFIVWAWKGLDYYGILPASIVKDDPMYTSVYVTNLGSLGLNSVYHHLFEYGNASNFLALGKIHKAPVVDENGELKVKDVVRIGYTLDDRISEGIYFVKAIELFKKFMQDPEMLETPPSEEDIRQYLEATEGK; encoded by the coding sequence ATGGCCTTCGGCGATAGATGCGACGGTAAGCAGATAAGAACACTCTCTAATTATAGAAAAATATACCCATTTGTAATGAAAACGAGGACAGAATCAGCAATTTATGCAGATTTTGAACTTGAAGTCGAAAACACTTTAGATTATATGGAAAAAGTCAATTCAGGACTAAGTGAAAAAAAAGTCAAGTTTTTCCACATATTCGTTGCTTCATTAGTCAGGACTGTGGCAATGAGGCCCCAATTGAACAGATTTGTTATGGGCCGAAGAATCTTTCAAAGGAATAATATCCAAATAACTATGATTGTAAAGAAAAAATTAGATGAAGAGTCAGATTATTCTAATATTAAAATTACTTTTGACCCTAGAGATACTTTGGATGGTGTAATACAAAAAATGGCCAAATCTTTAGAGTATGGAAGGGGAGACGAAAAAAAGCATGAAGAAAAGGAAATAGACATTCTTATTAAATTCCCAGACTTTATTTTAAAATTTATAGTTTGGGCCTGGAAGGGGCTTGATTACTACGGCATTTTGCCGGCTTCAATAGTTAAAGATGACCCTATGTATACAAGTGTTTATGTAACTAATCTTGGTAGTCTGGGGCTAAACTCAGTTTACCACCACTTGTTTGAATACGGAAATGCTTCAAACTTCTTGGCCCTTGGAAAGATTCACAAAGCTCCTGTAGTTGATGAAAATGGTGAATTAAAAGTAAAGGATGTGGTTAGAATAGGCTACACTTTAGATGATCGTATAAGTGAGGGAATATATTTTGTTAAAGCAATTGAGCTTTTTAAAAAATTTATGCAGGATCCTGAAATGCTCGAAACCCCACCTTCTGAAGAAGATATCAGGCAATACTTAGAGGCGACGGAGGGAAAATGA
- a CDS encoding cation-translocating P-type ATPase encodes MDDFDVTKLKGLSEKEANKRIQEEGYNELPSKKKKTGLHIAFEVIREPMFLLLVACGTIYFILGDIQEGIMLLFFVFVIIGITFYQERKTERALEALRDLSSPRASVIRGGEQKRIAGREVVREDILILSEGDRVPADAILLDCSNFFTDESLLTGESVPVRKSKCKEISQMISPGGEGLPFIYSGTLVVKGQGVAQVQSTGIKTEMGKIGKALQSLDQEGTRLQKETKNIIKYFSTAGFLLCLIIIVFYGLSRGNWLEGFLAGITLAMAILPEEFPVVLTVFLALGAWRISQNRVLTRRVPAVETLGSATVLCVDKTGTLTQNRMTVNKILVDENIYEVNYESKKSVPEEFHEIVEFSILASQKEPFDPMEKAFKELGNHYLLGTEHIHNDWKLMREYPLSENLLAMSHVWKSPDGKDYIISSKGAPEAIIDLCHLEESKKKHILADVDKLAKDGLRVLGVARSAFKEIDLPTKQHDFKFEFLGLIGLMDPIRLSVPNAVKECYDAGIKIIMITGDYPSTAQNIGKQIGLKNPEKIITGQELDTMTDEELQKIIKDVTIFARAVPEQKLRIVNALKFNGEVVAMTGDGVNDAPALKSSNIGIAMGGRGTDVARESADLVLLDDDFSSIVKSVRMGRRIFDNLKKAMAYILAIHVPIAGMSLIPVLLKMPLVLLPVHIVFLELIIDPACSVVFEAEPEEANVMNRPPRSTKENIFSKSTALLSFLQGFSVLIIALVTYIIVMSRGQGEMEARAFTFTTLIVANLALIFTNRSWTRTMLKTLKSPNSALWYVTFGALLFLGMVLYIPFLRELFLLSVLHINDLLICLVLGIISIMWFEMLKLIKLKLNSN; translated from the coding sequence ATGGATGATTTCGACGTTACAAAATTAAAGGGATTGTCAGAAAAGGAAGCAAATAAAAGAATACAAGAAGAAGGTTATAATGAGCTTCCTTCAAAAAAGAAAAAGACTGGTTTGCATATAGCTTTTGAAGTAATACGCGAGCCAATGTTTTTACTTCTTGTAGCATGTGGTACGATATATTTTATTCTTGGAGATATCCAAGAAGGCATCATGCTTCTTTTCTTTGTTTTTGTTATAATTGGAATTACTTTTTATCAGGAAAGAAAGACTGAAAGAGCTTTAGAAGCTTTGAGAGACTTGTCAAGCCCTCGTGCATCAGTAATACGGGGTGGGGAACAAAAACGTATTGCAGGTAGAGAGGTAGTAAGGGAAGATATATTAATCCTTTCTGAAGGGGATCGTGTTCCTGCAGATGCAATACTTCTAGATTGTAGTAATTTCTTTACTGATGAATCTTTATTAACTGGTGAATCAGTACCGGTTAGAAAATCAAAATGTAAAGAGATATCTCAAATGATATCTCCGGGTGGAGAAGGATTACCTTTCATTTATTCGGGTACACTAGTTGTCAAAGGGCAGGGCGTGGCACAGGTACAGTCCACAGGAATTAAAACTGAAATGGGAAAGATAGGCAAAGCATTACAATCGTTAGATCAAGAAGGAACCCGTTTACAAAAAGAAACAAAAAATATTATAAAATATTTTTCTACCGCCGGATTTTTACTTTGTTTGATAATTATTGTTTTCTACGGTTTATCGCGTGGCAACTGGTTAGAAGGATTTCTAGCCGGCATTACTCTTGCTATGGCCATACTTCCTGAAGAGTTTCCTGTAGTATTGACTGTATTTCTAGCACTTGGGGCATGGAGAATATCCCAAAATAGAGTTCTCACAAGAAGAGTTCCCGCAGTAGAAACTCTTGGCTCTGCAACAGTACTGTGTGTAGACAAGACAGGCACTTTAACTCAAAATCGTATGACTGTCAACAAAATACTAGTTGATGAAAATATATATGAGGTAAATTACGAATCAAAAAAATCTGTACCGGAAGAGTTTCATGAAATAGTCGAGTTTAGCATTCTAGCTAGCCAAAAGGAGCCATTTGACCCAATGGAGAAGGCGTTCAAAGAGTTAGGAAATCACTACCTTTTGGGTACTGAACATATTCATAATGATTGGAAATTAATGCGGGAGTACCCATTATCCGAAAATTTGTTGGCAATGTCACATGTGTGGAAATCTCCAGATGGAAAAGATTACATAATATCCTCCAAAGGAGCTCCAGAAGCAATTATTGATTTGTGCCATCTTGAAGAATCCAAAAAGAAACATATTTTGGCAGATGTAGATAAACTTGCTAAAGATGGACTAAGGGTATTGGGAGTTGCAAGATCAGCATTTAAAGAAATTGATTTACCAACTAAACAGCATGATTTCAAATTTGAATTTTTAGGACTAATAGGGCTAATGGACCCCATAAGGCTTTCTGTCCCCAATGCAGTTAAAGAATGTTATGATGCAGGTATTAAGATCATAATGATAACTGGGGATTATCCCAGTACGGCCCAGAATATTGGAAAACAGATTGGACTAAAGAATCCTGAAAAGATTATCACGGGACAAGAACTTGATACAATGACTGATGAAGAGTTACAGAAAATAATTAAAGATGTTACTATTTTTGCTAGGGCAGTTCCAGAACAAAAACTTAGGATAGTCAACGCACTGAAATTTAACGGCGAAGTTGTGGCCATGACGGGAGATGGAGTTAACGATGCGCCTGCTCTTAAATCTTCAAATATTGGAATAGCAATGGGAGGAAGAGGAACAGATGTTGCTAGAGAATCTGCAGATCTTGTGTTGCTCGATGATGACTTCTCTTCAATAGTTAAGTCAGTTAGAATGGGTAGAAGAATTTTCGATAATTTAAAGAAAGCTATGGCATATATTTTGGCCATACATGTTCCTATAGCTGGAATGTCACTTATACCAGTTCTTCTTAAAATGCCGCTAGTTCTATTGCCGGTCCATATAGTATTCCTTGAATTAATAATAGACCCTGCTTGCTCAGTTGTCTTTGAAGCTGAACCTGAAGAGGCAAATGTGATGAATAGACCTCCAAGAAGTACAAAAGAGAATATTTTTAGCAAATCAACAGCTTTGCTGAGTTTCTTGCAGGGTTTTAGCGTTTTAATTATAGCGTTAGTTACATATATTATAGTAATGAGCAGAGGTCAAGGTGAAATGGAAGCTCGAGCATTTACATTTACAACCCTAATAGTTGCGAACTTAGCATTAATCTTCACCAATAGATCTTGGACAAGAACTATGTTAAAGACTTTGAAATCTCCAAATTCCGCCCTTTGGTATGTTACTTTTGGGGCATTACTATTTTTAGGAATGGTGCTCTACATTCCATTTCTTAGAGAGTTATTTCTTTTATCAGTACTCCACATAAATGATCTTTTGATATGTCTTGTTTTGGGAATTATTAGCATAATGTGGTTTGAGATGCTAAAATTAATTAAATTAAAATTAAATTCAAATTAA
- a CDS encoding UbiA family prenyltransferase: MKLRAIVYNSATLNAPKNILQLLFGVVIFASITGEYDLLKIVFAASGLSLGLGAVYLFNDITDYEEDKKNQMKISWKVIANGSISIPTTKNLVLILSILGTTFSFLAGMNFFIIFSLIIGLNLLYSYPSIRLKSHKNSSLIVITIIQILKFSSGWFLLTNSFKGFPFPFIMALSVGYTLMFIYYKNNTTSAKKIIKENRRRVYPLSLLLIGFLLISFFMYAYPIVFVLILAMAVPTILFYSLSKEYIGTKVNFAFMYAGLIIILLAFVLLSVPTVTASNDTLLGYSNHLKEILKDAYLNK, translated from the coding sequence ATGAAATTACGGGCAATTGTTTATAATTCCGCCACTCTTAATGCCCCAAAAAATATCCTTCAGTTACTATTTGGCGTAGTTATATTTGCGAGTATAACGGGTGAATATGACTTACTAAAGATAGTATTTGCAGCTTCAGGCCTTTCTTTAGGGCTGGGCGCAGTATATTTATTTAATGATATTACTGATTACGAAGAAGATAAAAAGAATCAGATGAAAATATCTTGGAAGGTTATAGCTAACGGGAGTATTTCAATCCCCACGACAAAAAACCTTGTTCTAATTTTATCTATTTTAGGAACAACATTTTCTTTTTTGGCAGGGATGAACTTTTTTATCATATTTTCACTAATAATAGGATTAAATCTATTATACTCCTATCCATCTATACGGCTCAAAAGCCACAAGAATTCTTCTTTAATAGTCATAACAATTATACAGATATTAAAATTCTCAAGTGGCTGGTTTCTTCTTACAAATAGTTTCAAAGGCTTTCCTTTCCCTTTTATTATGGCCTTGTCAGTAGGATACACACTTATGTTCATATACTATAAGAACAATACCACAAGCGCTAAAAAAATAATTAAAGAGAATAGGAGAAGGGTTTATCCACTTTCATTATTGTTAATTGGATTCTTATTAATTTCTTTCTTTATGTATGCGTACCCTATTGTGTTTGTATTAATACTCGCAATGGCTGTTCCCACAATCTTATTTTATTCATTATCTAAAGAATACATAGGGACTAAAGTAAACTTTGCTTTCATGTATGCTGGGCTTATTATTATATTATTAGCATTTGTTTTACTTTCAGTGCCAACTGTTACAGCATCAAACGATACTCTTCTGGGATACTCAAACCATCTAAAAGAGATACTTAAGGATGCTTATTTAAATAAGTGA
- a CDS encoding PHP domain-containing protein → MGRLKLDFHIHSYYSPDGNMNSLTILEMAVAKDIDVISVTDHNSIRGGIETRDLAEKKDLPIKVLVGQEVKTVSGEIIVLNLEEEIPSDMTLEDTVSYAEKGFIIAPHPFDKFRKGIGDDIDSVKDKIHAIEIFNSRTLLSSHNKLAETYAKINGIPGVAGSDSHFSEELGSSYFVIESKKTTNAIFKTIKEGKISIYGRETGIKPHLKTSMIHLFK, encoded by the coding sequence ATGGGGAGACTAAAACTTGATTTTCATATACATTCTTATTATTCGCCAGACGGCAATATGAATTCTCTTACAATTTTAGAAATGGCCGTGGCTAAAGATATTGATGTCATTTCAGTTACAGACCACAACTCTATAAGAGGGGGTATTGAAACAAGGGATCTTGCAGAAAAAAAGGACTTGCCAATAAAAGTATTAGTAGGTCAAGAAGTAAAAACTGTTTCAGGAGAAATTATTGTACTAAATCTTGAAGAGGAAATCCCGAGTGATATGACTTTAGAAGACACAGTCTCTTATGCAGAAAAAGGATTTATTATTGCCCCTCATCCCTTTGATAAATTCCGAAAAGGTATTGGCGATGACATAGACAGTGTCAAAGACAAGATTCATGCAATTGAGATTTTTAATAGCAGAACTCTTCTATCTAGCCACAATAAACTGGCCGAAACATATGCAAAAATTAATGGCATCCCTGGGGTAGCTGGCTCTGATTCTCACTTTTCTGAGGAACTGGGATCGTCTTACTTTGTGATAGAATCAAAAAAAACAACAAACGCTATATTCAAAACTATAAAAGAAGGAAAAATATCTATTTATGGTAGGGAGACTGGTATAAAACCCCATTTGAAAACAAGCATGATTCACTTATTTAAATAA
- a CDS encoding response regulator, whose product MLKVLVVEDEVELLELYDLILSKDYIVFTTESGREAINIFDRENPEVIIVDIRLPDVSGVEVTRHAKSKNPDVAVIGVSAYRERFKEVLDAGAATVIQKPFLVKQIHKVIEDVLQDIKDGKKSE is encoded by the coding sequence ATGTTAAAAGTACTTGTTGTTGAAGACGAAGTCGAACTTCTAGAACTATATGATTTGATCTTAAGTAAGGACTATATAGTTTTTACCACAGAGAGTGGTAGAGAAGCTATTAATATTTTTGATAGGGAGAATCCTGAAGTAATAATTGTTGACATAAGACTACCCGATGTATCTGGGGTTGAAGTAACTAGACATGCCAAATCAAAAAATCCTGATGTGGCAGTAATTGGAGTATCGGCATATAGAGAAAGATTTAAAGAAGTTCTTGATGCAGGCGCAGCAACTGTAATCCAAAAACCTTTTCTTGTTAAACAGATCCATAAAGTCATAGAAGATGTTCTTCAAGATATAAAAGATGGAAAAAAATCTGAATAA
- a CDS encoding acetate uptake transporter: MMVDKIANPGPLGLAAFGLTTLILNFVNAEIIPAESLGMVLPMGIFYGGACQVCAGMWEMKKGNTFGATAFTSYGAFWLGLAFMFLLQFAEIITPVPKAGLAVFLGAWGLFTAYMTIATLKKPKALQVVFISLTILFFLLAIGQFNHTVHILAGYEGIFTALAALYLSAAEVINETYGREILPIGQ; the protein is encoded by the coding sequence ATTATGGTAGATAAAATAGCGAATCCAGGCCCACTAGGGCTTGCTGCATTTGGATTAACTACTCTTATCTTGAATTTTGTCAATGCAGAGATTATTCCTGCGGAAAGTTTAGGAATGGTTTTACCGATGGGCATATTCTATGGTGGTGCATGTCAAGTGTGCGCTGGCATGTGGGAAATGAAAAAAGGCAACACATTTGGTGCTACGGCATTCACATCATACGGAGCATTCTGGCTTGGTCTGGCATTTATGTTTTTGCTTCAATTTGCAGAAATAATAACGCCAGTTCCAAAAGCGGGGCTTGCAGTATTTCTCGGAGCATGGGGTCTTTTCACAGCATATATGACCATCGCGACCCTGAAAAAACCAAAAGCATTGCAAGTAGTATTTATATCCTTGACAATTCTGTTCTTCCTTTTAGCGATTGGTCAGTTTAATCACACTGTCCATATTTTAGCAGGATATGAAGGTATATTTACAGCATTGGCAGCATTATATCTATCTGCAGCAGAAGTAATAAACGAAACGTATGGTAGAGAAATTCTCCCAATAGGTCAATAA